Proteins from one Sabethes cyaneus chromosome 2, idSabCyanKW18_F2, whole genome shotgun sequence genomic window:
- the LOC128738465 gene encoding cuticle protein 7, translating to MIIFRILLTSMLLIMEILCEHLVEFVSNYQTNMQINYSFRYYIDHPQSGVALDHWEDRRGDYVHGGYGVLDPGGYVRTVHYEVDGDSGFRTVIKTSAPGSTSQYNIHSAKKSQPSQPLWYAQPVAFVQGGNKS from the exons atGATTATCTTTCGAATCCTCTTGACCAGCATGCTACTCATAATGGAAATTTTATGTGAACATCTCGTGGAATTTGTTTCGAACTACCAAACCAATATGCAG ATAAACTATTCATTTCGATACTACATTGACCACCCACAGTCAGGCGTTGCGCTTGATCATTGGGAAGATCGTCGAGGGGACTATGTACACGGTGGCTACGGCGTTCTGGATCCGGGAGGATATGTCCGAACCGTGCATTACGAAGTGGACGGTGACAGTGGCTTTCGAACGGTTATAAAAACAAGTGCTCCCG GCAGTACATCACAGTACAACATCCACAGTGCCAAAAAGTCACAACCTTCGCAACCGCTGTGGTACGCTCAACCGGTTGCGTTCGTGCAAGGTGGCAATAAATCCTAG